A DNA window from Clavibacter sepedonicus contains the following coding sequences:
- the era gene encoding GTPase Era, producing MTDPRDDETPADETRTETTAADATADDATDATATAEPAPLSDEAWGIDRAAEPSRSKRKPRGGAPAYRAGFVSFVGRPNVGKSTLTNALVGEKVAITSSKPQTTRKAIRGIVHRPDGQLILVDTPGIHRPRTLLGERLNALVQTTLGDVDVIGLCIPADERIGPGDRFINEQLDEYPRARKIAIVTKTDSASRHAVAEQLLAVQELREWDAIVPVSAVEAIQLDALVGELLKALPVSEQLYPSDAVTEEGLEARISELIREAALEGVQDELPHSLAVTIDDMIQREDKELLEIYANLFVERDSQKGIVIGAQGSRLKHVGQVARAQIEPLVGTRVFLSLRVKIAKDWQRDPKLLGRLGF from the coding sequence ATGACTGATCCCCGGGACGACGAGACGCCCGCCGACGAGACGCGCACCGAGACGACGGCCGCTGACGCCACTGCGGACGACGCCACCGACGCCACCGCGACCGCCGAGCCCGCCCCGCTGTCCGACGAGGCCTGGGGCATCGACCGCGCCGCGGAGCCGTCCCGCTCGAAGCGCAAGCCGCGCGGGGGAGCGCCCGCCTACCGCGCGGGCTTCGTCTCCTTCGTCGGCCGCCCGAACGTCGGAAAGTCCACCCTGACCAACGCGCTGGTGGGGGAGAAGGTCGCCATCACCAGCTCCAAGCCCCAGACGACGCGCAAGGCCATCCGCGGCATCGTGCACCGGCCGGACGGGCAGCTGATCCTGGTCGACACCCCCGGGATCCACCGCCCGCGCACGCTCCTCGGCGAGCGGCTGAACGCGCTCGTGCAGACGACGCTCGGCGACGTCGACGTCATCGGGCTGTGCATCCCCGCGGACGAGCGGATCGGCCCGGGCGACCGCTTCATCAACGAGCAGCTCGACGAGTACCCGCGCGCCCGGAAGATCGCGATCGTCACGAAGACCGACTCGGCGTCGCGGCACGCCGTCGCCGAGCAGCTGCTCGCCGTGCAGGAGCTGCGCGAGTGGGACGCGATCGTGCCCGTCTCCGCCGTGGAGGCGATCCAGCTCGACGCGCTCGTGGGCGAGCTCCTGAAGGCGCTGCCCGTCTCCGAGCAGCTCTACCCGTCCGACGCCGTCACCGAGGAGGGGCTCGAGGCGCGCATCTCGGAGCTCATCCGCGAGGCCGCGCTCGAGGGCGTGCAGGACGAGCTGCCGCACTCGCTCGCCGTGACGATCGACGACATGATCCAGCGCGAGGACAAGGAGCTGCTCGAGATCTACGCGAACCTCTTCGTCGAGCGCGACAGCCAGAAGGGCATCGTCATCGGCGCCCAGGGCTCGCGGCTCAAGCACGTCGGCCAGGTGGCGCGCGCGCAGATCGAGCCGCTCGTGGGCACGCGCGTGTTCCTGTCGCTGCGGGTCAAGATCGCGAAGGACTGGCAGCGCGACCCGAAGCTGCTCGGCCGCCTCGGCTTCTGA
- a CDS encoding hemolysin family protein translates to MLTLLLPAFLLVVLGGLFAAAESAISSLSRADIQELALTSRARRSMLAISTDTGAYVNALGFVRIIAETGAAVLVTLALASAIDEWWITLLVAAAIMTAVSFVLVGASPRSVGRVHARPLLAWTAPLVRVIRVAIGPVADALVALGNRVTPGRPKTVATFTSEEQLLSMVDEATELEVLEEDDRELIHSIFEFNDTVVREVMIPRTDMVVVEQTAHVGSALGLFLSRGISRAPVTGRDSDEIEGVLYLRDLARMVYERPEEAERTTVDQLARPAVFVPESQKADALLRQMQLESNHLAMVVDEYGGIAGLVTLEDLIEELVGDISDEYDRDVPEYEDLGDGVYRVSARLPIDELGDLFGLELDDDDVDSAGGLLAKTLGRLPERGSVVRVGGLVLTADRVEGRRTRISTILVERDRVDDASDDHEAAPAGTATSRGHDHD, encoded by the coding sequence ATGCTGACCCTCCTCCTCCCCGCGTTCCTCCTCGTCGTCCTCGGCGGCCTGTTCGCCGCCGCGGAGTCCGCCATCTCGTCGCTGTCCCGCGCGGACATCCAGGAGCTCGCGCTCACCTCGCGCGCCCGCCGGTCGATGCTCGCCATCTCCACCGACACCGGCGCGTACGTCAACGCGCTCGGCTTCGTCCGGATCATCGCGGAGACGGGCGCCGCGGTGCTCGTGACGCTCGCGCTGGCCTCCGCGATCGACGAGTGGTGGATCACGCTGCTGGTCGCCGCCGCCATCATGACCGCCGTGTCGTTCGTGCTCGTCGGCGCGAGCCCGCGCTCGGTCGGCCGCGTCCACGCCCGGCCGCTGCTCGCGTGGACGGCGCCGCTCGTGCGCGTCATCCGCGTGGCCATCGGGCCGGTCGCCGACGCGCTCGTGGCCCTCGGCAACCGGGTCACGCCCGGGCGTCCCAAGACGGTGGCGACCTTCACCAGCGAGGAGCAGCTGCTGAGCATGGTCGACGAGGCGACCGAGCTCGAGGTGCTCGAGGAGGACGACCGAGAGCTCATCCACTCCATCTTCGAGTTCAACGACACCGTCGTGCGCGAGGTGATGATCCCGCGCACCGACATGGTGGTGGTGGAGCAGACCGCGCACGTCGGATCCGCGCTCGGCCTCTTCCTCTCCCGCGGCATCTCCCGGGCGCCGGTGACGGGACGCGACTCGGACGAGATCGAGGGCGTCCTCTACCTCCGCGACCTGGCCCGCATGGTCTACGAGCGGCCCGAGGAGGCGGAGCGGACGACCGTCGACCAGCTGGCGCGCCCCGCGGTCTTCGTCCCCGAGTCGCAGAAGGCCGACGCCCTGCTCCGCCAGATGCAGCTCGAGTCGAACCACCTCGCGATGGTGGTGGACGAGTACGGCGGCATCGCCGGTCTCGTCACGCTCGAGGACCTCATCGAGGAGCTCGTGGGCGACATCAGCGACGAGTACGACCGCGACGTGCCCGAGTACGAGGACCTGGGGGACGGCGTGTACCGTGTGAGCGCCCGGCTGCCGATCGACGAGCTCGGCGACCTGTTCGGGCTGGAGCTCGACGACGACGACGTGGACAGCGCGGGCGGCCTCCTCGCCAAGACCCTGGGGCGCCTGCCCGAGCGCGGGTCCGTGGTGCGCGTCGGCGGCCTGGTCCTCACGGCCGACCGGGTCGAGGGGCGACGCACGCGCATCAGTACGATCCTCGTCGAGCGCGACCGCGTGGACGACGCATCCGACGACCACGAGGCGGCCCCCGCGGGCACCGCCACCAGCAGAGGACACGACCATGACTGA
- the ybeY gene encoding rRNA maturation RNase YbeY yields the protein MSIEINNESAVEVDEPLIQRLATYALDTLHVHPDAELAIVMVDEGAMEQLHVQWMDEPGPTDVLSFPMDELRPGTEDRPTPAGLLGDIVVCPQVAAEQAVTAGHSTMEEILLLTAHGILHLLGFDHAEPDEEREMFGLQRDILIGFAMSERGR from the coding sequence ATGAGCATCGAGATCAACAACGAGTCGGCCGTCGAGGTCGATGAGCCGCTCATCCAGCGGCTCGCCACGTACGCGCTCGACACGCTGCACGTGCACCCCGACGCGGAGCTCGCCATCGTGATGGTGGACGAGGGCGCGATGGAGCAGCTGCACGTGCAGTGGATGGACGAGCCGGGTCCCACCGACGTCCTGAGCTTCCCCATGGACGAGCTGCGCCCCGGCACCGAGGACCGGCCGACGCCCGCCGGGCTCCTCGGCGACATCGTCGTGTGCCCACAGGTCGCGGCCGAGCAGGCGGTGACCGCCGGGCACTCCACGATGGAGGAGATCCTGCTGCTCACCGCGCACGGCATCCTGCACCTGCTCGGCTTCGACCACGCCGAGCCCGACGAGGAGCGCGAGATGTTCGGGCTCCAGCGCGACATCCTGATCGGGTTCGCCATGAGCGAGCGCGGGCGCTGA
- a CDS encoding PhoH family protein: protein MSGSDPRGGASTQDDRVEQTATMDGVLMVRLLGPQDRLLRQIEREHPDVDVRVRGNEITLVGTRADVAAARRLIDEVVAMVEDGQHVEPQEIETSARRLGEDDARTLSDVLSEAIVQSRGRTVRPKTQGQKQYVQAIDDHTIVFGIGPAGTGKTYLAMAKAVQALQRKEVERIILTRPAVEAGERLGYLPGSLTDKIDPYLSPLFDALNEMMDPELVPKLLASNTIEVAPLAYMRGRTLNNAFVVLDEAQNTTPEQMKMFLTRLGFGSKMVVTGDITQVDLPTGSSGLQLVTRVLDGMDDIHFSRLTSDDVVRHTLVGRIVDAYTRYDAERQAADHLRAERRSTPGSTR, encoded by the coding sequence ATGTCGGGCTCTGACCCGCGGGGCGGTGCATCCACGCAGGATGACCGCGTCGAGCAGACGGCCACCATGGACGGCGTGCTCATGGTGCGCCTCCTGGGGCCGCAGGACCGGCTGCTCCGGCAAATCGAGCGCGAGCACCCGGACGTCGACGTCCGAGTCCGCGGCAACGAGATCACGCTCGTCGGCACCCGGGCGGACGTGGCCGCGGCCCGTCGGCTCATCGACGAGGTCGTGGCGATGGTGGAGGACGGACAGCACGTGGAACCCCAGGAGATCGAGACGAGCGCACGCCGGCTCGGCGAGGACGACGCGCGGACCCTGTCCGACGTGCTGAGCGAGGCCATCGTGCAGTCGCGTGGTCGCACCGTCCGGCCGAAGACGCAGGGCCAGAAGCAGTACGTGCAGGCGATCGACGACCACACCATCGTGTTCGGCATCGGCCCCGCGGGGACGGGCAAGACCTACCTCGCGATGGCGAAGGCCGTGCAGGCGCTGCAGCGCAAGGAGGTCGAGCGGATCATCCTCACGCGCCCCGCCGTCGAGGCGGGCGAGCGGCTCGGCTACCTGCCCGGCTCGCTCACCGACAAGATCGACCCGTACCTGAGCCCGCTGTTCGACGCGCTCAACGAGATGATGGATCCGGAGCTCGTCCCCAAGCTCCTGGCCTCCAACACCATCGAGGTCGCGCCGCTCGCCTACATGCGCGGCCGCACGCTCAACAACGCGTTCGTCGTGCTCGACGAGGCGCAGAACACGACCCCCGAGCAGATGAAGATGTTCCTCACGCGCCTCGGCTTCGGCTCGAAGATGGTGGTCACGGGCGACATCACGCAGGTCGACCTGCCCACGGGATCGAGCGGGCTCCAGCTCGTCACGCGCGTGCTCGACGGGATGGACGACATCCACTTCTCCCGCCTCACGAGCGACGACGTCGTGCGGCACACCCTGGTCGGCCGCATCGTGGACGCGTACACGCGCTACGACGCGGAGCGCCAGGCCGCCGACCACCTCCGCGCCGAGCGCCGATCGACCCCCGGGAGCACCCGATGA
- a CDS encoding histidine triad nucleotide-binding protein — protein sequence MTSSAEPTVFERIVAREIPARIVAETDRVIAFEDIAPQAPVHVLVVPKTAAYRDVVELAAGDPALLAEIVSVASRIAAERAGGQFRLLFNTGADAGQTVFHVHAHVLAGFDQGDHVGL from the coding sequence ATGACCAGCAGCGCAGAGCCCACCGTCTTCGAGCGCATCGTCGCGCGCGAGATCCCGGCCCGGATCGTCGCGGAGACCGACCGCGTCATCGCCTTCGAGGACATCGCGCCCCAGGCGCCCGTGCACGTGCTCGTGGTGCCGAAGACCGCCGCGTACCGCGACGTCGTCGAGCTCGCCGCGGGCGACCCGGCGCTCCTCGCGGAGATCGTGTCGGTCGCGTCGCGCATCGCCGCCGAGCGCGCGGGCGGCCAGTTCCGCCTCCTCTTCAACACGGGGGCCGACGCCGGCCAGACCGTCTTCCACGTGCACGCGCACGTGCTCGCCGGCTTCGACCAGGGGGACCATGTCGGGCTCTGA
- a CDS encoding 16S rRNA (uracil(1498)-N(3))-methyltransferase, whose translation MAHFYLADDIGASDLAVGRLLVLAGQEARHAVTVSRVRSGEGILVGDGRGTIASGTVTSAEPQRLELRVDAVEAHPEPSPRVVLVQALAKGDRDELAVQAATELGVDAVIPWQAQRSVSRWEGQKVAKGRDRWRAIVREAAKQSIRPRVPEVEPLATTKDLVRMAATFRVLVLVLDPTAEARLSRLDLAAADGDADAATDVLLVVGPEGGISPAEVEALREAGAIPVALGSGILRTSTAGPAALALVNAGLGRW comes from the coding sequence GTGGCCCACTTCTACCTGGCCGACGACATCGGCGCCTCCGACCTCGCGGTCGGCCGCCTGCTCGTGCTCGCCGGCCAGGAGGCCAGGCACGCCGTGACCGTGAGCCGCGTGCGCTCCGGCGAGGGGATCCTGGTGGGGGACGGCCGCGGCACCATCGCCTCCGGCACCGTCACGTCGGCGGAGCCGCAGCGGCTGGAGCTCCGCGTCGACGCGGTCGAGGCGCACCCCGAGCCGTCGCCGCGCGTGGTCCTCGTGCAGGCGCTCGCGAAGGGCGACCGCGACGAGCTCGCCGTGCAGGCGGCCACCGAGCTGGGCGTCGACGCCGTGATCCCGTGGCAGGCGCAGCGCTCGGTCTCCCGGTGGGAGGGCCAGAAGGTCGCCAAGGGCCGTGATCGCTGGCGCGCGATCGTGCGCGAGGCCGCGAAGCAGTCCATCCGCCCGCGCGTCCCCGAGGTGGAGCCGCTCGCCACCACGAAGGACCTCGTGCGGATGGCCGCGACCTTCCGCGTGCTCGTGCTCGTGCTCGACCCCACGGCCGAGGCGCGGCTGTCGCGGCTCGACCTCGCGGCGGCGGACGGAGACGCCGACGCCGCGACCGACGTGCTGCTCGTCGTCGGGCCGGAGGGCGGCATCAGCCCGGCCGAGGTCGAGGCGCTCCGCGAGGCGGGGGCGATCCCGGTGGCGCTCGGCTCCGGGATCCTCCGCACGTCGACGGCGGGACCGGCCGCGCTGGCGCTCGTCAACGCCGGGCTCGGGCGCTGGTGA
- the dnaJ gene encoding molecular chaperone DnaJ — translation MADHYEVLGVSREATPEEIKKAYRKQARQLHPDVNDAPDAAERFKLVTHAYDVLSDPQQRQQYDLGPQAGFGGQGGQGFGGFGDIFETFFGGQQGGGGRGPRSRQERGQDALLRVEVELKEVIFGVHRDLEVDTAVVCDTCHGSCAQPGTSAVTCDICRGSGSIQRQVRSLLGNVMTSSPCGTCRGYGTVIPHPCPTCQGQGRVRARRTVPVDIPAGVDTGLRLQMPGSGEVGPAGGPNGDLYLEIKVKHHEVFSRNGDDLLATVEVSMVDAILGSDAHIEALDGDVDLELRPGIQSAEIITVRGRGVTKLRGSGRGDLKIGIQVVTPQKLDHKERDLIQQFAKRNKAPAPHLAHFQQGLFQKLRDRFLNV, via the coding sequence GTGGCTGACCACTACGAAGTACTCGGCGTGAGCCGCGAGGCGACGCCAGAGGAGATCAAGAAGGCGTACCGCAAGCAGGCGCGCCAGCTCCACCCGGACGTCAACGACGCCCCCGACGCGGCCGAGCGGTTCAAGCTCGTCACGCACGCGTACGACGTGCTGTCGGACCCCCAGCAGCGCCAGCAGTACGACCTCGGCCCGCAGGCCGGTTTCGGCGGACAGGGCGGCCAGGGCTTCGGCGGGTTCGGCGACATCTTCGAGACGTTCTTCGGCGGCCAGCAGGGCGGCGGCGGACGCGGCCCCCGGTCCCGCCAGGAGCGCGGCCAGGACGCGCTGCTGCGCGTGGAGGTCGAGCTCAAGGAGGTCATCTTCGGCGTGCACCGCGACCTCGAGGTCGACACGGCCGTCGTCTGCGACACGTGCCACGGATCCTGCGCGCAGCCCGGCACGAGCGCCGTCACGTGCGACATCTGCCGCGGCTCCGGCAGCATCCAGCGCCAGGTGCGCTCGCTCCTCGGGAACGTCATGACGTCGAGCCCCTGCGGCACCTGCCGCGGCTACGGCACCGTCATCCCGCACCCGTGCCCCACCTGCCAGGGCCAGGGCCGCGTCCGCGCGCGCCGCACCGTGCCGGTGGACATCCCGGCCGGCGTCGACACGGGCCTCCGCCTCCAGATGCCCGGCTCCGGCGAGGTCGGCCCCGCGGGCGGCCCGAACGGCGACCTCTACCTCGAGATCAAGGTCAAGCACCACGAGGTCTTCAGCCGCAACGGCGACGACCTGCTCGCGACGGTCGAGGTGAGCATGGTCGACGCGATCCTCGGCAGCGACGCGCACATCGAGGCCCTCGACGGCGACGTCGACCTGGAGCTCCGCCCCGGGATCCAGAGCGCCGAGATCATCACGGTGCGCGGCCGCGGCGTCACGAAGCTCCGCGGCTCGGGTCGCGGCGACCTCAAGATCGGGATCCAGGTGGTCACGCCCCAGAAGCTCGACCATAAGGAGCGCGACCTCATCCAGCAGTTCGCGAAGCGCAACAAGGCGCCGGCGCCGCACCTCGCGCACTTCCAGCAGGGCCTGTTCCAGAAGCTCCGCGACCGCTTCCTCAACGTCTGA
- a CDS encoding DUF4870 domain-containing protein — protein MSAPDPHPYGAPTPLTPSEDRLWASLTHFLAILIVPAFIVWLVFRERGRFTDQEGKEATNWTINVVGALVILNVLQVVFGVIPILGVIIGLLLGLVIFAVVVVNIVFAIIGGTRVQAGRPYRYPLNIRWIK, from the coding sequence ATGTCCGCACCCGACCCCCACCCCTACGGCGCGCCCACGCCGCTCACCCCGAGCGAGGACCGCCTCTGGGCGTCCCTCACGCACTTCCTGGCCATCCTCATCGTGCCGGCGTTCATCGTGTGGCTCGTGTTCCGCGAGCGCGGCCGGTTCACCGACCAGGAGGGCAAGGAGGCGACGAACTGGACGATCAACGTCGTGGGCGCGCTCGTCATCCTCAACGTGCTGCAGGTGGTCTTCGGGGTCATCCCGATCCTCGGGGTCATCATCGGCCTGCTCCTCGGCCTCGTGATCTTCGCGGTGGTCGTCGTCAACATCGTGTTCGCGATCATCGGCGGCACCCGCGTCCAGGCCGGCCGGCCCTACCGCTACCCGCTCAACATCCGGTGGATCAAGTAG
- a CDS encoding VOC family protein, whose amino-acid sequence MSARMRHVAVDCRDPHALSLFWAGVTGFEEDPEEPNVPGDGMAWLGDPVSGLGIILQRTESPTTGKNRVHLDLAPDDRTRDEEVERVLALGAALVADRRNADGSGWVVLADPEGNEFCVERSDAEREAGDEVGAVVL is encoded by the coding sequence GTGAGCGCGAGGATGCGGCACGTCGCCGTCGACTGCCGCGACCCGCACGCGCTCTCGCTCTTCTGGGCCGGCGTGACGGGCTTCGAGGAGGATCCCGAGGAGCCGAACGTCCCCGGCGACGGCATGGCGTGGCTCGGCGATCCGGTCTCGGGCCTCGGCATCATCCTGCAGCGGACGGAGAGCCCCACGACGGGGAAGAACCGCGTGCACCTCGACCTCGCGCCCGACGACCGCACGCGCGACGAGGAGGTCGAGCGGGTGCTCGCCCTGGGCGCCGCGCTCGTGGCCGATCGGAGGAACGCCGACGGCAGCGGCTGGGTCGTGCTCGCGGATCCCGAGGGCAACGAGTTCTGCGTGGAGCGCAGCGACGCCGAGCGCGAGGCCGGCGACGAGGTGGGTGCTGTCGTCCTCTGA
- the hemW gene encoding radical SAM family heme chaperone HemW — MPSALPLADPAPADGLLPASAAEGADARAFGVYLHVPFCRVRCGYCDFNTYTAPELRGVKQSDYASQAVQEVRFAGSALRESGVPARPASTVFLGGGTPTLLPVEDLVRMLDAVRDTWGIAEGAEVTTEANPDSVDDAYLAALAAGGFTRVSFGMQSAVPRVLATLERTHDPARIAPVVRGARAAGLEVSLDLIYGTPGETIDDWRASLEQAIAQEPDHLSAYALIVEPGTKLARQIRRGEVPEPDEDLQADMYELADRMLGEAGYEWYEVSNWARDGRRSRHNLAYWQGHDWWGVGPGAHSHVGGVRWWNVKHPAAHADRVLAGASPGAGRESLDDATREVERVLLGARIRDGLAIPTLTAEGRRQVAGLIADGLVEPRAALSGTLVLTLQGRLLADSVVRRLLED, encoded by the coding sequence ATGCCGTCCGCCCTGCCCCTCGCTGATCCCGCCCCCGCCGACGGCCTGCTCCCCGCATCCGCGGCCGAGGGCGCGGACGCGCGCGCGTTCGGCGTCTACCTGCACGTCCCCTTCTGCCGGGTCCGCTGCGGGTACTGCGACTTCAACACGTACACGGCGCCGGAGCTCCGCGGCGTGAAGCAGTCCGACTACGCGTCGCAGGCCGTGCAGGAGGTGCGGTTCGCCGGTTCCGCGCTGCGCGAGTCCGGTGTCCCCGCGCGCCCCGCGTCCACGGTCTTCCTCGGGGGCGGCACGCCCACGCTCCTCCCGGTCGAGGACCTCGTCCGGATGCTCGACGCCGTGCGCGACACGTGGGGCATCGCCGAGGGCGCCGAGGTCACGACGGAGGCGAACCCCGACAGCGTCGACGACGCGTACCTCGCCGCCCTCGCGGCGGGCGGCTTCACGCGCGTGTCCTTCGGCATGCAGTCCGCCGTGCCGCGCGTGCTCGCGACGCTCGAGCGCACGCACGATCCCGCCCGCATCGCCCCCGTCGTCCGCGGCGCCCGGGCGGCCGGCCTCGAGGTCAGCCTCGACCTCATCTACGGGACGCCGGGGGAGACCATCGACGACTGGCGCGCCTCGCTCGAGCAGGCGATCGCGCAGGAGCCCGACCACCTCTCGGCCTACGCGCTCATCGTCGAGCCTGGGACGAAGCTGGCGCGGCAGATCCGCCGCGGCGAGGTGCCGGAGCCGGACGAGGACCTCCAGGCCGACATGTACGAGCTCGCCGACCGCATGCTCGGCGAGGCCGGCTACGAGTGGTACGAGGTGAGCAACTGGGCGCGCGACGGCCGCCGCAGCCGCCACAACCTCGCGTACTGGCAGGGCCACGACTGGTGGGGCGTCGGCCCGGGCGCGCACAGCCACGTGGGCGGGGTCCGCTGGTGGAACGTCAAGCACCCGGCGGCACACGCCGACCGCGTGCTCGCCGGGGCCTCACCCGGCGCGGGCCGCGAGTCGCTCGACGACGCGACGCGCGAGGTGGAGCGCGTGCTGCTCGGCGCCCGCATCCGCGACGGGCTCGCGATCCCGACGCTCACCGCGGAGGGCCGGCGCCAGGTCGCGGGTCTCATCGCCGACGGGCTCGTGGAGCCGCGCGCCGCCCTGTCCGGGACGCTCGTCCTGACGCTGCAGGGGCGCCTGCTCGCCGACTCCGTCGTGCGTCGGCTGCTCGAGGACTAG
- a CDS encoding HAD family hydrolase → MTDAPTPRPLHVLWDVDGTLLLNGPRAGSMYHRAIELAAGEELEDRTVHAHGKTDGQIIWETLDLYGMPASLHAAVREQLEGMSRVEHYGAGRREVPVGVPRLVADVAARGWINALLTGNSPLRARYKLDGAGLDVDLFDWDASFFGHQARIRSDLTRRAAEALAGATVVIIGDTPADGVAAEAAGFPFVAVATGAYGVAELRAPDAHAALVVPDLAVGHDEVMAYLDGLAAR, encoded by the coding sequence ATGACCGACGCCCCGACGCCCCGGCCCCTGCACGTCCTCTGGGACGTCGACGGCACGCTGCTCCTCAACGGCCCGCGCGCCGGCAGCATGTACCACCGCGCGATCGAGCTGGCCGCAGGCGAGGAGCTCGAGGACCGCACGGTGCACGCGCACGGGAAGACCGACGGGCAGATCATCTGGGAGACCCTCGACCTCTACGGGATGCCGGCGTCGCTGCACGCGGCGGTCCGCGAGCAGCTCGAGGGCATGTCGCGCGTCGAGCACTACGGCGCGGGTCGCCGCGAGGTGCCGGTCGGCGTCCCGCGCCTCGTCGCCGACGTGGCCGCACGCGGCTGGATCAACGCGCTGCTGACGGGCAACTCGCCGCTGCGGGCCCGCTACAAGCTCGACGGCGCGGGGCTCGACGTCGACCTCTTCGACTGGGACGCATCGTTCTTCGGGCACCAGGCGCGGATCCGCAGCGACCTCACCCGCCGCGCGGCAGAGGCGCTGGCCGGGGCGACGGTCGTCATCATCGGCGACACCCCGGCGGACGGCGTCGCCGCCGAGGCGGCGGGATTCCCGTTCGTCGCCGTCGCGACGGGCGCCTACGGCGTCGCCGAGCTCCGGGCGCCGGATGCTCACGCGGCGCTCGTGGTGCCGGACCTCGCGGTCGGCCACGACGAGGTCATGGCATACCTCGACGGGCTCGCCGCGCGCTGA
- a CDS encoding DUF1990 family protein: MRRSTYTATAVTYGSVGGTQAVDLMTYPPEGYRPAEASARLGSGDERFEQAVALLMTWGVQRGSGIEVTRIEQEVPDDPGYTGLEFDEDGVPQVPVDRPRETLYGDDGTAWITSGTSAVLRMPFGPFRPEAPVRVVYTVQETDRVGFAYGTVHGHPLSGEEAFLVSREPDGSVWLTLRVFSRPASWPMRLASPVLRIIQGVFMRRYLKALHPAVASA; this comes from the coding sequence ATGCGCCGCAGCACCTACACCGCGACCGCCGTCACGTACGGCTCCGTCGGCGGCACCCAGGCCGTCGACCTCATGACCTACCCGCCCGAGGGCTACCGTCCCGCGGAGGCGAGCGCCCGGCTCGGCAGCGGCGACGAGCGCTTCGAGCAGGCCGTCGCCCTCCTCATGACCTGGGGCGTGCAGCGCGGCAGCGGCATCGAGGTCACCCGCATCGAGCAGGAGGTCCCGGACGACCCCGGCTACACGGGCCTCGAGTTCGACGAGGACGGGGTGCCCCAGGTCCCGGTGGACCGCCCGCGGGAGACGCTGTACGGCGACGACGGCACCGCGTGGATCACGTCGGGCACCTCGGCCGTGCTCCGCATGCCGTTCGGGCCGTTCCGCCCCGAGGCGCCCGTCCGCGTCGTCTACACCGTGCAGGAGACCGACCGAGTGGGCTTCGCGTACGGCACGGTGCACGGGCACCCGCTGAGCGGCGAGGAGGCGTTCCTCGTCTCCCGCGAGCCCGACGGCAGCGTGTGGCTCACCCTCCGCGTCTTCTCGCGCCCCGCGTCGTGGCCCATGCGGCTCGCGAGCCCGGTGCTCCGGATCATCCAGGGCGTGTTCATGCGCCGCTACCTGAAGGCCCTGCACCCGGCGGTCGCGTCCGCTTGA